A window of the Xenopus laevis strain J_2021 chromosome 9_10L, Xenopus_laevis_v10.1, whole genome shotgun sequence genome harbors these coding sequences:
- the prkar1a.L gene encoding cAMP-dependent protein kinase, regulatory subunit alpha 1 codes for MASGSTSSEEDRSLRECEQYVQKHNIQQLLKDCIVQLCTVRPACPMAFLREHFERLEKEEARQILNQQKSGSRSDSREDEISPPPHMNSVVKGRRRRGAISAEVYTEEDAASYVRKVIPKDYKTMAALAKAIEKNVLFAHLDDTERSDIFDAMFSVTYISGETVIQQGDEGDNFYVVDQGEMDVYVNNEWMTSIGEGGSFGELALIYGTPRAATVKAKTNVKLWGIDRDSYRRILMGSTLRKRKMYEEFLSKVSILESLDKWERLTVADALEPVQFEDGQKIVVQGEPGDEFFIILEGSAAVLQRRSENEEFVEVGRLGPSDYFGEIALLMNRPRAATVVARGPLKCVKLDRPRFERVLGPCSDILKRNIQQYNSFVSLSV; via the exons ATGGCTTCTGGCAGCACCAGCAGTGAGGAGGACCGCAGCCTCCGGGAGTGTGAACAGTATGTGCAGAAACACAATATACAGCAGCTTCTCAAGGACTGCATTGTGCAGCTGTGCACTGTCCGGCCCGCCTGCCCCATGGCTTTCCTTAGGGAGCACTTTGAAAGGCTTGAGAAG GAGGAAGCACGTCAGATTTTAAACCAACAGAAATCTGGCTCCCGTTCCGATTCTCGTGAGGATGAGATTTCCCCTCCCCCACACATGAATTCTGTGGTTAAAGGCAGGAGACGTCGGGGTGCAATCAGCGCTGAGGTGTATACAGAGGAGGATGCTGCGTCGTATGTCCGCAAG GTTATCCCTAAAGATTACAAGACTATGGCGGCTTTGGCTAAAGCCATTGAAAAGAACGTTCTGTTTGCCCATCTGGATGATACTGAAAGAAG TGATATCTTTGATGCAATGTTTTCAGTTACATACATCTCAGGAGAGACTGTCATACAGCAAG GTGATGAAGGAGATAACTTCTATGTTGTTGACCAGGGTGAAATGGAT GTGTATGTGAACAATGAATGGATGACCAGCATTGGCGAGGGAGGAAGCTTTGGGGAGCTGGCTCTGATATACGGGACTCCTAGAGCTGCAACCGTGAAGGCCAAAACGAATGTGAAGCTGTGGGGCATAGACCGTGACAGTTACAGGAGAATCCTTATG GGAAGTACACTAAGGAAGAGGAAGATGTATGAGGAATTCCTGAGCAAGGTGTCTATTCTAG AATCCCTGGATAAGTGGGAGCGCCTGACTGTGGCTGATGCCTTGGAACCTGTACAGTTTGAGGATGGGCAGAAAATCGTGGTGCAGGGAGAGCCTGGAGACGAGTTCTTCATCATTCTAGAG GGGTCAGCGGCAGTGCTGCAGCGCCGCTCGGAGAATGAAGAATTTGTAGAGGTTGGCCGTTTGGGTCCCTCCGATTACTTTG GTGAAATTGCCCTGCTGATGAACAGGCCCCGAGCAGCCACCGTGGTAGCCCGCGGGCCCCTTAAGTGTGTCAAACTCGACCGCCCACGCTTTGAGAGAGTCTTGGGGCCCTGCTCTGACATCCTGAAAAGGAACATCCAGCAGTACAACAGCTTTGTGTCACTGTCTGTCTGA